The Rhodocytophaga rosea genome has a segment encoding these proteins:
- a CDS encoding amidohydrolase family protein: MPKENNLIPGLAEMHAHVPPVDNLEPMKEVLTLFLANGITTIRGMLGHPRHLELRDKIRSGEITGPRFYTTGPSFNGNSVKTPAQCEALVREHKKAGYDYLKLHPGLTKENFAAMAKTAKEVNIPFVGHVSFDVGVWQAIDAGYSSIDHLDGFVEGMVPGIEQMNEQQTGLFGMFIADKVDQNQMPKLMKGLKEKNIWVVPTQALAERWFSSIDPEQLNSAPEMKYMSREVRDNWVKSKKNLQANAQYDPAKMKQFIELRRKLINECQKNGVGLLLRCDAPQVFNVPGFSTHHELKYMVDSGLTPYEALRTGTVNVATYLNKSAQSGTIKTGNVSDLVLLNGNPLTDISQTTQIAGVMIGNLWLSKEYIDRELKNLEK; the protein is encoded by the coding sequence ATGCCAAAGGAAAATAACCTGATTCCCGGTTTGGCTGAAATGCACGCCCATGTACCACCGGTAGATAATCTGGAACCTATGAAAGAAGTACTTACTTTATTTCTGGCCAATGGCATTACCACCATCCGGGGAATGCTTGGGCATCCCAGACACCTGGAACTGCGTGATAAAATCCGTTCCGGTGAAATTACCGGTCCCAGATTTTATACTACAGGCCCTTCTTTTAATGGCAATAGTGTAAAAACGCCTGCTCAGTGTGAAGCTTTGGTGCGTGAACATAAAAAAGCAGGGTATGATTATCTCAAACTACATCCCGGACTGACAAAAGAAAACTTTGCCGCTATGGCCAAAACAGCTAAAGAGGTAAATATCCCTTTTGTTGGCCATGTTTCTTTCGATGTAGGTGTATGGCAGGCGATAGATGCCGGGTATTCTTCCATTGATCACCTGGATGGCTTTGTAGAAGGAATGGTGCCAGGCATTGAGCAAATGAACGAACAGCAAACCGGCCTGTTTGGTATGTTTATAGCCGACAAAGTGGACCAAAACCAAATGCCAAAACTCATGAAAGGGTTGAAAGAAAAAAATATTTGGGTAGTGCCCACACAAGCACTGGCAGAACGTTGGTTTTCTTCAATTGATCCCGAACAGTTGAACAGCGCACCAGAGATGAAATATATGTCTCGGGAAGTAAGAGATAACTGGGTAAAAAGCAAAAAAAACCTGCAAGCCAATGCGCAATATGATCCGGCTAAAATGAAGCAGTTTATAGAATTGCGCCGGAAACTGATCAATGAATGCCAGAAAAATGGAGTAGGCTTACTACTGCGTTGTGATGCGCCACAAGTGTTTAATGTACCTGGTTTTTCTACCCATCATGAATTGAAGTATATGGTCGATTCCGGCCTCACCCCCTATGAAGCCCTGCGCACTGGTACGGTGAATGTAGCTACCTATCTCAATAAATCCGCCCAATCTGGTACCATCAAAACCGGAAATGTATCTGACCTGGTGTTGCTGAATGGAAATCCCTTGACCGATATCAGCCAGACTACTCAGATTGCCGGAGTAATGATCGGAAACCTGTGGTTGTCGAAAGAGTATATTGATAGAGAGTTGAAGAATTTGGAGAAGTAG
- a CDS encoding 50S ribosomal protein L11 methyltransferase, which yields MFAEHTELRQITIQGTTLTLELNEQVFAPSKNGSFYANTLQIHPGDRVIDIGTGSGVLAIYAALQGGQVCATDIEAEAVELATKNCALNKVQADIRQGSLFSDFSGTFDVIAANLPNEIVPPVYADKLGKHAAETFDGGEKGNKFILELLEISKKYMHANSRLYLPVHSLTDYHEVLQAALSQYQVRLLALANLPAKEFVQQHLDYYLAMNEQGIIKIFKKGDQWHTHGYVYEVMLAS from the coding sequence ATGTTTGCCGAACATACCGAATTGCGTCAGATCACTATTCAAGGTACAACGCTTACTTTGGAGTTGAACGAACAGGTATTTGCTCCTTCTAAGAACGGATCGTTCTATGCCAATACTTTACAAATCCATCCGGGAGACCGGGTGATCGATATTGGCACTGGTTCGGGTGTGTTGGCTATTTATGCAGCTTTGCAGGGGGGTCAAGTATGTGCTACGGATATTGAAGCGGAAGCGGTGGAACTGGCCACAAAAAACTGTGCATTGAATAAGGTTCAGGCTGATATAAGGCAAGGTTCGCTGTTTAGCGATTTTTCCGGAACCTTTGATGTAATTGCCGCAAACCTGCCCAATGAAATTGTTCCGCCAGTATATGCGGATAAACTAGGTAAACATGCGGCAGAAACCTTTGATGGCGGCGAAAAAGGCAATAAGTTTATTCTGGAATTGCTGGAAATATCAAAAAAATATATGCATGCCAACAGCAGGCTGTATCTGCCGGTACATTCGTTAACGGATTATCATGAGGTACTTCAGGCAGCCCTTTCCCAATACCAGGTACGGCTCCTGGCTTTGGCAAACTTGCCGGCAAAAGAATTTGTGCAGCAGCATCTGGACTATTATCTGGCGATGAATGAGCAGGGTATCATTAAAATTTTCAAAAAAGGAGACCAGTGGCATACGCATGGATATGTATATGAAGTAATGCTTGCCTCCTGA
- a CDS encoding CsbD family protein, with the protein MNQYESEFDRENRKITDLNNNGIDDSLELRARGNWQETKGKIRQAYGNLTDDDMEYAEGKQEEWFGKLSKKLGRTVDDVKNWIANL; encoded by the coding sequence ATGAACCAATACGAAAGCGAATTTGACAGAGAAAACCGGAAAATAACCGATTTAAATAATAATGGCATTGATGACTCTCTGGAACTGAGAGCCCGTGGAAACTGGCAGGAAACCAAAGGAAAAATCCGTCAGGCTTATGGCAACTTAACTGACGATGACATGGAATATGCCGAAGGAAAACAGGAAGAATGGTTTGGTAAATTATCCAAAAAATTGGGCCGGACGGTAGATGATGTAAAAAACTGGATAGCCAATCTGTAA